A stretch of Camelina sativa cultivar DH55 chromosome 18, Cs, whole genome shotgun sequence DNA encodes these proteins:
- the LOC104761526 gene encoding GDSL esterase/lipase At5g55050 codes for MPANNNTPLLTIFLLFLGLLRFDSFPGLQAATGKLASVPGLYVFGDSLVDAGNNNYLPISISKSNYPHNGIDFPNKKPTGRFCNGKNAADAIAEKFGLPLPPPYLSLRGLLERETRKSAAVTGVNFASGGAGIFNGSDQKLGQAIPLSKQVNNWLSIHKDLSTQLGPSEAQAHLSKSLFTVVIGSNDLFDYFGSFKLRQQSNPQQYTQLMADKLKDQLKRIHDSDARRFLIIGVGQIGCTPGKRAKDSTIHECDEDANMWCSLYNDALVKMLQQLKQELQGSMTYTYFDNFKSLEDIISNPAPYGFADVTSACCGNGGELNADLPCLPLAKLCSDRSKYLFWDRYGHPTEAAARTIVDLMLSDDSHYSSPITLTQLVST; via the exons atgcCGGCGAACAACAACACACCTCTCCTCAccatctttctcctctttcttggTTTGCTCCGGTTCGATTCATTCCCCGGTTTACAAGCTGCGACCGGAAAATTAGCTTCGGTTCCGGGATTATACGTGTTCGGAGATTCTTTAGTTGATGCCGGAAACAATAACTACTTaccaatatcaatatccaaatCTAACTATCCACATAACGGCATCGATTTCCCGAACAAGAAACCCACCGGAAGATTCTGCAACGGCAAGAACGCCGCCGATGCTATCG CTGAGAAATTTGGTTTACCGTTACCGCCACCGTACCTCTCACTTAGAGGCCTACTAGAAAGGGAAACGAGAAAATCTGCCGCCGTGACCGGTGTGAATTTTGCTTCCGGTGGAGCCGGAATCTTTAACGGTTCCGACCAAAAACTA GGACAAGCTATTCCTTTATCAAAGCAAGTGAACAATTGGCTCTCTATTCATAAAGATCTCTCGACTCAGCTTGGACCATCAGAAGCACAAGCTCACCTATCCAAATCTCTATTCACTGTTGTAATAGGAAGCAACGATCTTTTCGACTACTTTGGATCGTTCAAACTCCGACAACAGAGCAATCCTCAACAATACACACAATTAATGGCTGATAAACTCAAAGACCAATTAAAg AGAATTCACGATAGTGATGCCCGTAGATTCCTTATAATCGGGGTAGGGCAGATCGGATGCACACCGGGAAAAAGAGCGAAGGACTCGACAATCCACGAATGTGACGAAGATGCAAACATGTGGTGCTCTTTGTATAACGATGCTCTAGTAAAAATGCTGCAACAACTCAAACAAGAATTGCAAGGCTCAATGACGTACACTTACTTTGACAACTTCAAGTCCTTAGAAGACATTATCTCCAATCCCGCCCCTTACG GTTTTGCGGACGTGACATCAGCATGTTGTGGAAATGGCGGCGAATTGAACGCGGACCTTCCTTGTCTTCCCTTGGCAAAGTTGTGTTCAGACAGAAGCAAATATCTTTTTTGGGATCGCTACGGTCATCCCACAGAAGCTGCTGCTCGGACCATCGTCGACCTTATGTTATCTGATGATTCACATTACTCGTCTCCAATAACTCTCACTCAATTGGTCTCTACATGA
- the LOC104761528 gene encoding uncharacterized protein LOC104761528 — METAPPSFVSKARTAFNSAAAKAERVFTDLKSDREEEKQSARNENDSKEESEVKPQGWRAAHIRKKQEWQNKLKNLRIGRKEVEDQEKAEDLTMAAPFYDENLFILKAKQDQEAKASDVGFLVESLNAVDVNSIPPASVVKQLAAAIEAGRRAKTVKDFVASSGSSSPVKERSGLSLSAVKSLVLGEKEDKLGFDSGDEEKLVSLINALFNADSSFLSRKIVSELESPTNKASFAKDLHAAPPSSFVVKLAEVIGSFTTPRRMALFWCRVVDELRRFWDEEKHIPWIPLDNNPDLKSCLLHQWLQVINCCLARKAHCLAASEALDAVMRQANQELGVSEAMGSPASLLYAKSNSGELLLRLGVNHQVENLTMLETGEPVYSPVTQEGPLLTEDLIRETEELVLRTGSMGAGCSQLLSDMQAFKAANPGCILEDFVRWHSPPDWTENDNLSGDDSSPVRGQLSTRMQKEGNLWRELWETAKPLPAVKQAPLFDEDLAVEGILNSLEDIPAAELFEQLFVSLLSLGFVIVEPVVATNDDLSKLFFECKDYVVASCQGGAWTDKLDDLCQVYETVETMLLRPEEVLRSMKQTEDSPSSGSETKRRFKRLGFIFRGSKERKQTRVPSETEQKSTEPSPRQSFSSLFDGKSSLFGKRPPRPENVTLV, encoded by the exons ATGGAGACGGCGCCGCCGTCCTTTGTCTCTAAAGCTAGAACCGCCTTCAATTCCGCCGCTGCTAAAGCGGAGCGCGTCTTCACTGATCTCAAATCTGATCGTg aggaggagaagcaatCAGCAAGGAATGAGAATGACTCTAAG GAGGAGAGTGAAGTGAAGCCTCAGGGATGGAGAGCTGCACATATTAGGAAGAAGCAAGAGTGGCAAAACAAACTGAAGAACTTGAGAATTGGGAGGAAAGAAGTTGAAGATCAAGAGAAGGCTGAGGATTTAACCATGGCTGCCCCTTTCTATGACGAGAATTTGTTTATTCTTAAAGCAAAGCAAGATCAAGAAGCCAAG GCATCTGATGTCGGCTTCTTGGTAGAATCTTTAAATGCCGTTGATGTGAACAGCATCCCTCCAGCATCCGTTGTGAAGCAGCTGGCTGCAGCAATCGA AGCGGGAAGAAGGGCTAAGACTGTGAAAGACTTTGTTGCATCGTCTGGAAGTTCATCACCAGTGAAGGAAAGGAGTGGCTTGAGCCTCTCTGCAGTGAAATCGTTGGTTCTTGGTGAAAAAGAGGATAAGCTTGGTTTTGATTCAGGAGATGAGGAAAAACTTGTTTCTCTAATAAATGCCTTGTTTAATGCGG ATAGTAGCTTCCTCAGCAGAAAGATTGTCTCTGAATTGGAGTCTCCTACCAACAAAGCATCTTTCGCAAAAGATCTTCATGCTGCTCCCCCTAGTAGCTTTGTTGTTAAGCTAGCTGAAgtaattggaagttttacaacaCCTAGGAGAATGGCTTTGTTCTGGTGCAGGGTGGTTGATGAA TTGAGGAGATTTTGGGATGAAGAGAAACACATACCATGGATACCTTTGGACAACAATCCAGATTTGAAAAGTTGCCTACTGCACCAATGGTTACAGGTTATAAACTGCTGTCTTGCCAGGAAAGCACACTGCTTAGCTGCTTCCGAAGCATTAGATGCGGTAATGAGGCAAGCCAATCAAGAGTTAGGCGTTTCAGAAGCAATGGGTTCTCCGGCTTCTCTTTTGTATGCTAAAAGTAACTCTGGGGAACTCTTACTCCGCCTGGGCGTTAACCACCAAGTTGAGAACTTAACAATGTTGGAAACTGGTGAACCTGTGTATTCCCCAGTAACACAG GAAGGTCCGCTGTTGACGGAAGATCTTAttagagaaacagaggaattagTACTTCGGACAGGGAG CATGGGGGCTGGTTGTTCTCAACTCTTGTCTGACATGCAAGCTTTCAAG GCAGCAAATCCTGGCTgtattttggaagattttgtgaGATGGCACTCTCCACCGGACTGGACTGAAAATGATAACTTGTCTGGTGATGACTCTTCACCCGTTCGAGGTCAATTAAGTACCCGGATGCAGAAAGAAG gTAATTTATGGCGTGAGCTGTGGGAAACAGCTAAACCACTGCCTGCTGTTAAACAAGCACCTCTCTTTGATGAAGATTTAGCTGT AGAAGGAATCTTGAATTCTTTGGAAGACATTCCAGCTGCTGAACTTTTTGAGCAGCTGTTTGTTTCACTA CTTTCCCTGGGCTTTGTTATAGTGGAGCCAGTTGTAGCGACAAACGATGACTTGTCAAAGCTTTTCTTCGAATGCAAGGATTATGTGGTTGCTAGTTGTCAGGGAGGCGCATGGACTGATAAGCTTGATGATCTCTGCCAG GTGTACGAGACAGTGGAAACAATGCTATTACGTCCAGAAGAAGTTTTGAGATCAATGAAACAAACAGAGGATTCGCCATCAAGTGGGAGCGAAACGAAACGCCGGTTTAAGCGGCTTGGTTTCATATTTCGTGGTAGTAAAGAACGAAAGCAGACAAGAGTTCCATCAGAAACTGAACAGAAAAGTACCGAACCTAGCCCGCGCCAATCATTCTCTAGTCTTTTTGATGGCAAGTCGTCTCTGTTTGGAAAGAGACCTCCTAGACCTGAAAATGTGACTCTTGTTTGA